TGCATAAAGATGAAGAAGTAATGGCTAAAATAGCGGCAGCGAAAAAGATAGGTAAACCGGTTGACGGACATGCACCGGGGTTGCGTGGTGATGACGCCGCTGCGTATGCTGCTGCGGGAATAACAACTGATCATGAATGCTTTACAATAGGAGAGGCGCAGGATAAGCTGAAGCTGGGTATGAAAATACTGATACGCGAGGGTAGCGCCGCAAGAAACTTTGAAGAACTGGTACCGCTGTTTGCAACACATGCCGACAGGTTGATGTTTTGCAGTGATGACAAACATCCCGATGAGTTGGTAGTGAGTCATATCAATGCATTGGTAAAAAGAGCATTGGCTAAAGGTTATGAGTTGTTTGATGTATTACGTGCCGCAAGCGTCAACCCGGCAGAGCATTACAATATACCGGTCGGTTTGCTGCGCAATGGGGATGCAGCAGATTTTGTTGTGGTTGACAACCTTGACGACTTTAATATTCTGCAGACCTATATCAATGGTGAGTTAGTAGCTGAAAATGGTAAGTCGAAGCTGGAAGCAGTAGATATCAAGCCCATCAATAACTTCAATATATCACATAAGAAGGTGAGCGATTTTGAAATGAAAGCAACTGCCGTAGCGCCGCAGATAAGGGTAATAGAAGCACTGGATGGCCAGTTAGTGACCAATGAGATATTGGTCACAGGCAAAGTGGTTAACGGCTGCTTGGTGAGCGATGTAGACAATGACATCTTGAAAATGGCGGTGGTAAACCGGTACGATGACAACGCACCGGTATCAACAGCATTTATTAAAAATATAGGCATAAAAGCGGGCGCGCTGGCTTCTACTGTTGCACACGACTGTCACAATATAATTGCGGTAGGCGCTGATGATGAGGCGCTTTGTAAAGCTGTAAATGCATTGGTAGATTGCCGTGGTGGGGTAGCCGTGGTTGACAAACAGGGTGAGGTAGCTGTATTGCCTCTGCCCATAGCAGGACTGATGGCGGATACGGATGGATATACCGTAGCAGAGCGTTATTCAGCCATTGATAAAAAAGCAAAAGCCCTGGGCTCTCGCCTCAGGGCTCCTTATATGACTTTGTCGTTTATGGCGCTGCTGGTAATACCTGCACTCAAGCTCAGCGATAAAGGACTCTTCAACGGTGGTAAGTTTGAATTTACACCTGTTGAGGTCTGAGTTTACTGTTCATTATAAGCTTTCAGCGCTGCTTCCAGGCAGTCCATAGCTTTGTTGATATCGTCTTTGTTCAGTACATAGGCCAGTCTTACTTCCCTGTGTCCCTGCCCGATTGTAAAATAGAAACCGGCAGCAGGTGCCATCATCAGTGTTGCACCATTGTAAGAGAACTCTTCCAGCAACCACTGGCAGAAAGTTTCACTGTCATCAACAGGCAGCTCAGCCATAGCATAGAAGGCACCGCCAGGCATAGGGCATTTTACGCCCGGCATAGCTTGTAGCCTGCTCACCAGCAGGTCGCGGCGGGCATTATATTCAGCGTGAACATCATCAAAATAATCAGCCGGCAGGTCGCAGGCAGCTTCGCCAAGTATCTGTGCCAGCGAGGGCGGGCTCAGCCTTGCCTGTGCGAATTTCATGGCTGCATCCAACACCTGCTGGTTCTTGGTGACCAATGCGCCTATACGGGCACCACAGGCACTGTACCTTTTAGAGATGGTATCCAGCAGTATCGCGTTTTGCTCCATACCTTCCAGCGTCAGGGCAGAGATATGCTCTCGTCCATCATAGCAGAACTCCCTGTATGCTTCATCGCTGAACAGGAAGAGGTTGTTCTTCAGGCATATATCACGCAGAATGCCCAGCTCCTCGGCACTGTAAAGGTAGCCTGTA
This Chitinophagales bacterium DNA region includes the following protein-coding sequences:
- the ade gene encoding adenine deaminase; the protein is MSSFSIKGQLTDVFQRRIYPAEITITDGKISEIIEISNAPAQYIMPGFVDAHVHIESSMLVPAAFARLAVVHGTIATVSDPHEIANVCGPEGVQYMIDDSKRSPFKFFFGAPSCVPATFFETAGAHIDARATEELLTNPDIWYLAEMMNFPGVLHKDEEVMAKIAAAKKIGKPVDGHAPGLRGDDAAAYAAAGITTDHECFTIGEAQDKLKLGMKILIREGSAARNFEELVPLFATHADRLMFCSDDKHPDELVVSHINALVKRALAKGYELFDVLRAASVNPAEHYNIPVGLLRNGDAADFVVVDNLDDFNILQTYINGELVAENGKSKLEAVDIKPINNFNISHKKVSDFEMKATAVAPQIRVIEALDGQLVTNEILVTGKVVNGCLVSDVDNDILKMAVVNRYDDNAPVSTAFIKNIGIKAGALASTVAHDCHNIIAVGADDEALCKAVNALVDCRGGVAVVDKQGEVAVLPLPIAGLMADTDGYTVAERYSAIDKKAKALGSRLRAPYMTLSFMALLVIPALKLSDKGLFNGGKFEFTPVEV
- a CDS encoding pyridoxal phosphate-dependent aminotransferase — its product is MPVISHRGSSMPPSPIRKLVPYAEAAKARGTKVYHLNIGQPDIETPQVILDAVRHTDMKVLEYSHSAGFESYRKKLVGYYAGHNVHVNHNQIIVTTGGSEAILFAIMSCLDPGDEIIIPEPFYANYNGFATSAGVNIIPISSTIDEDFALPSISAFEQAVTTRTKAIMICNPNNPTGYLYSAEELGILRDICLKNNLFLFSDEAYREFCYDGREHISALTLEGMEQNAILLDTISKRYSACGARIGALVTKNQQVLDAAMKFAQARLSPPSLAQILGEAACDLPADYFDDVHAEYNARRDLLVSRLQAMPGVKCPMPGGAFYAMAELPVDDSETFCQWLLEEFSYNGATLMMAPAAGFYFTIGQGHREVRLAYVLNKDDINKAMDCLEAALKAYNEQ